The genomic region ATCCTCGTGCATTGGACCCATTcttaattattaaggagcagtgaagcgcccggagagcaactgggggttcagtgccttgctcaaggacacttcaacatgcaactatgggggagagcggggatcgaaccggctaccttgtggttacgggacgaccactgagctacagcctctccattttattttatctaatttatttttatagtcaaaaatatatataatcagaAAAATGATGACTActtataacagcagcagtagatACAGTctactaataatgataataaaagcatgaATGTAATGCCATTAGTAATAGATACATCATATTAAATCAGATACATGTGATCACCTTATCAATAAGTGACCAATCAATATTAAACACCAGCCAAAACAAAAATCGTCAGTGCGTTCCTTCCGAGTGGGCGGGacctgagagaggagagaaaagaaaccaaTTAAAAGACTCAATACCGAACAGTGTGAAACAGAAATGAACAGTCACCAATGATGGAACAAGTGACCAGACATCCGGGCAGTGACGCGCTACAAAGGTCACCATCGAAAAGGGGCAAAGCCGGATGAAGGTCAAGGGGTCACAGACTCTGACTTGGAAGAGTTGATTTCATGGCCTGGCTATAAACTTAAGGTTTTTGACTTCAACAACTCCAGTGAGAGACACCTCAGGGTTACTTAATAGCAGATCATCATGAGCATGAAGGTTTTTTCTAAGCTTGATGTAGGATATCAACACATCCAGAGCAGAGAAAAGTATGAGCTTAATCTTTACCCTGCAGCAAAGACAAAAATACCAACCTGTGTTGCGTCTGATGGATCTGAGATTCTCCAAGAATCTGGACTTTTGTCCTATCACCAGTTTGTGATGCTTTTGGTTCAAATGTTGCCCCACGGGACCCTTCTTCACTGTATCCCAGTCCTTGTTGCTCTGCACACAAAAGACAACTCAAATTAGACATCGTCAGCACCTACAGGTGACCAATCACAAAGCCCTGCTTGTTCATAGCAAATTAACTGTAACTTCGTACCATTTTTTGGAAGGGCTTCCCTTTGTCATAGGACTCGGCTGCTGGATACTTTAGCCCCTTGTCACTCAGCTGATTTATGCTTGAAGCCACCAGATGCAGCTCCTCTCCATCGTAGCCGTACACCATTGTGTCCTCGCAGGTCATCAGAACCAGCTGGTCACACGGACACGAAGTCCCCTTCACCACACCCAGAACCTGCATGTTGACTATTTCTGGAAGGTAGAATTTGTTCCACCCATCCACCACGTTGTCCTCGTCACTGTAAATGGTGTCATGGAGGTCTCCAATCGTCCACGTGGCACGAGCTGGATTCTTTAAGGCCATagttttttgtttatatgtggACACGAGCTTTGACATCGTTGTCAGGTGATCTGAACCTGCAACAACACGCAATTCTGATTAAATATGGAACATAAATATCATAGCAAGCTTGTACAATGTGTGAGGCAAAGGTGTGTGTAGTCTACCTTCAAGTTCTTTGCTGTGCAGGAAATTAAGCATAGCTGCAGACCTGAAAGGCAGAAAGTGATCGAGTTTATAAAAAATAGAACTCAAATAAGAGCTTTGTCATTTATTCTTTTGGCAACTTTAGCGCTCCGGTCATGTTACTATTCACCCCTTAAAGTCCTCTGTCAGGGAAAAATGAAGGGAAAATGAttagcattatttatttatttgaggcagttaaaacaacaaaaagagtcaACAGACACCACAGTTCTAGAAATACAGGTCTCTACCAAACGGTACCAAAGTACATACAAATACCAAAACAGTAGAATCAATCAAATACTATGCCAACTTATTGGACTAATAAACAGCATACATGTTAGATACACTGCACACTACCGATTACCAGTGAtacatgttgtttttcatttaaacaaGGGAGCGCTGCAAAACACTGAAGAACATTGCATTCCAAACATGTCCGTCTCAACACACCTCATCCGAGTCCACAGTTGTTCAGAATGCACATCTGGTTGTGGCTCTGAGGGTCTTCGGGGGCAGCGTTTCTTCTGAGTTGCAGGAGAGCAGGACGATGGTCGGCCGACTTTGGGTGCTGCTCGTTGACTCTGAAACCGTGGGCAACCGTTTGTTCAATAACTCCAGAGACACCAACAACAATGGCGCACACGTCTTCTGTTCTTCTAGAACCAAACTGTTACACACTGGTTAACTCGGAGCACAGAACCTCTTTGACTGCCAACATACAGGTGGAAATCGTGCACTCTCTCCCATAAGCAGGACCAGGTGTCCACCTCGAGTTCCTCCGTCTGGAAGGTTTCCCGTCGAGGAATCACTGAACTCCACTGGCTTCATTCAGCCAGCTGAAACCTCAAGGTCACCTCTTCTGAGTTCAGTCTCCTGACCCGTTTGTTTGCACAGTGTAGAGTCTGCACAGCAGCATGCTTCTTACTTGATGCTGGGATGGATATGTCGCACGTTATGTTGAATGTCTTCATTGCCTTGCTACACAATATTTGGCCAATCTTCGACGTTAACATGTCAGCTTCAGTGTCTGTTAGAGGCTCTGTCGGGGTCCACAGGAATGGGTTGTAGATTCTTCTTGTGAATACATTTCAATGTAGCTGAAGCTGTTGTGCACTTCAAGTCTGAGGGATGACGTTGTGGAGAATGTTTCTGGACCACCCCAGATGACATCAACCACATGACAAGCAAGGCTTCAAGTTAACTCTTTGACTGGTAAAAAGGCTGCTTTCATGTCCAGAGAGGTTAGCGGACATTTCTTTGGAAATATCACTGccataatcttttttttgaGACTCCAAGGCACATGCAGGGAGTCTTTTGGGAGCTCCGCAGTGTTCATTTCTTCAAAGCCTCTTCCAACTAATCTAGCTTTAGGTACAACACCATCAGGTGTCTCCTTGAGTGAGCACACCCACCTCGTAGAGATGCATTTCTGGCCTTCGTCTTTTACTTCTTCAAAACACATCGTTCTTTTTCCAGTTGCAGAGTTCACTGTGTTTGGCAGACATGAAGGCGTCATCATTCCCAATAAGTAGGTCTTCTTCAGGATGGCTAGCACATAATTTGACATGCTCAGATGGGACAACAGAACCGGTAGTCAATGGACTCCAAGTTTTAACAGTATTTCTATGTTCCAGTGGCTTTTCCAGTGGCCATCCTCCAGTCACATCCATTGTTCCTCTACCCtctcatcaggagttcagtgaGGGTTTGATATACCTTTCCTAAAGCCCATTGATCCATGGGCTGTAAGCTGCAGTGGTTTTCACTTCAATGTTGAAGCTTGTCTCTCCTATCTTTATTGTTGAATTCACCCCCATCGTCCCTGAACAGTCTGCGTGAAGGACCATGAACACGTATCCAGCAATGTATATAGTGCTTCACGATCTCCCTGAGTTGCACTGAAGCGTGTGAAGTGGTCGGTTGCATGCAGACATCACACTCCCGGCTTTGGTTTGCTATATCTGGTGCACGTCTCAAAGTGTTTTACAATGTCCTTAAGGATAGTGCTGCATTCATCAGTCTGTCAACAGGTGCGTGGCCAAACTGCTCGAGTAGTTTGAACAGAacgttctgtttttctttttgttgtcatgttttctgtcacagtgaGAATGTCCTCCTGATTCTGGAGCTCATGTTCATCTCGGTTACTCTCGTCTCTAATGTTCACACAATAATGTAGTGAAGAGTTTCACTGGAGGTTTAAACGTTGTTATCACGGCTCGCCGGTAAAGCGTGTGTAGTAGGCAGTGACGGTGGCACCTACCCACACACGGAGGTCATCAGCTTCTTCTTGTGGAGAATTATCGCCAACGATCCTCTTCAAGGCTGACTTGAGAGACACTCCCAGAAGTGCTGTCTTTTACGCCTTCTTGGAGGCTCCAATCAGATGGGCTGGTATGACCAGGTGAACGTcccagctcctcccaccaggaagcCGTCTTCGAGCAGGAATCCGGCCAGCAGAGTTGGAGGGTCGTCACACTCAAACTCAACAATGTAGTCGAGTTTGAGTGTCGACCGTAGAGACGCAATGTTTCTCATGCGATCCGGTCAAACCTCTGATTGGCgatccttttcttctttcaaaaaaaCAGCTCAATTTATTGAAGTATAATCATTCCTTCATCGGCGCCCAAATCCTTTGAAATCGGAATAAATGTACTTACCTTTGAAATGTTCACCAAATAGTGTCCACATGTCTGGATACTATTTCTtgctaacttcctgtgaagaggCAAGCTGAGAAGGTATACTTCTTAAAGACACCTCAACCAATTAAGTTGTAGAGATGGCTCAATGAGGTTCAGTTAAGGTCAATACATGTTAGATAAGATATAGCGACTTAAAATGTGCTCTCCCAAAATGTAGAGCATGGCAGTTAAAGGGTTAAGGGGAATGGGTGTACTACAAGGTTTCTGAAATTGTCtgttaaaatatgcaaattaataataattataataatttgcatacatttccagaCCAGAAATCTCAACGTTGTCCAAGTGCTAGTGTTTGGCATGAACCTCTTCTTATATCCACCTTCACACTCCGTCTGAAACTTCTCATATTTCACTTTATTCAATAGGATTCGTCAACATGTGCTATTCAAATGTTAAGTATCACTTACTACACCTGCCTTTCCTAATTGCCAACTTAAAGTACCCTTAACAAAACTCAAGAAAACAGGTTCTTACTGGTAGCTCACTGAAGCAGCAGCCATTCTTGCCTTCTGGTCAcctagaaaacaaaatgtgtattgTTAAAAGCAGTGGTGTTAAAATACTATCAACATTTACTCGAGTCCTGAAAGTAATACTACATTGTGATATACTTTACCATCATATAAAAGACAACACACTAAGGGAACAGCACAAGGACAAAAACAGTGACGCAGACTTGTTATATACAATCGGTCGATCTCCGTGCTTTTTGGGCTCTCCAAGCCTCCGTACCGAATAGACAAAAACACGGACTTTTGTTATGACGCGCGCACAAAATAGTCACACAAGCTAACTCTTCAGCCACACGATatttaaaactatatatttatggAGTCGGCTGAAATCACAAATGCTCTAATGttttcacaaataaaataaaaacggtATAAATCGGAATTGAATTATAATTGTGAAGTCTATGTCACAGCAATGGATTATTCAGCAGGAACATATTCTCCGTTTCTAATCATCTAAAAAGGTGAAACctacaaacacatttaagaaTGTTTAATGTCACACAGTTTACAAAACCGAAAGTGACCTTCGTCTTTTAACATCGCCGATAATGTTAAGAAGTCGTTTCAACAGACAGGGAAACATGAAACGAATTAATCGAAAGCGTGAAGAAAGAACTTAAACGTTAACGTTTATCAAACTACCTGAAACAGGAGTCGGCTGGTTACCGGAGTTGAAGAGCAAACGGTTGAGTCCGTGGCCGTCTTCACGGAAATATGACTCATGTCGGTCTGCTGAGAAATCGACCACTCCCtagtcatgtgatgccttcaGGTGCACATCAGATGTTTGGTACAAAGGAGTATGGTGATGCGTCGGTCTCGATTTCCCAAACATAACAAACAGGAACTCTGTTTTACTGATAGTTTGCCTGCAAGAAATCACTCTCAATTTCTACAACAACACATAAGGGACACTTCTGTGGACATCTTAGCATGTTTTCGTTGTGTTTGCTTGTCCAGCTGCCACGTTACGTTTGAGTATAATCCTACAATGGTGAATTCCGATTGTTCTCCATGTCCGtgaagtattatttttttttaatggcggCCCAGTGCGTGTTTTTACATTAGTTTTACAAACCACTGAGCTTACTTTGTCGAAAGCTTCGAAATGTcgatatgttttattgtttagtcGAAAATACAGACATACCAGGTTTTTTTCCGTGTATtttccgtttaaaaaaaacaaaaacaaaacacttccgTGTTCTCGTTTTTGTCTGAATCCAAAGAAGAAAATACGACACAACACCCACGTGACACATCTCTGCTATAAATGTGCAAGAAACATGTGCGTTGATGTCCTCAAAGGCCATCTGCTGTTTATAGATTACATTACAGCCAGACTCCTCCACCCGACTcagtctgtctgctgtcactGATAACTGATTTGTGGGTCCTTGTCAAGCGTGTATACGGCTTAATACATTCATAAGGGTCACTTTCCTCTGCAGCCTAATAATACTTTATAAGTTCAAGACAAAGGAAATGGACTTGTTGAAATGAAGGGGCACCATAATGTTTATTGTGAATCCTGATAGATGTTGTCATTCAGATTTATAAATCCTAATGCTCAGCAAATGCAGCGTGCTTATTAGCGGGTGCAATGATAATTATGTaaatctttcatttttattgtcg from Cyclopterus lumpus isolate fCycLum1 chromosome 11, fCycLum1.pri, whole genome shotgun sequence harbors:
- the LOC117739280 gene encoding uncharacterized protein LOC117739280 isoform X3 — protein: MRSAAMLNFLHSKELEGSDHLTTMSKLVSTYKQKTMALKNPARATWTIGDLHDTIYSDEDNVVDGWNKFYLPEIVNMQVLGVVKGTSCPCDQLVLMTCEDTMVYGYDGEELHLVASSINQLSDKGLKYPAAESYDKGKPFQKMSNKDWDTVKKGPVGQHLNQKHHKLVIGQKSRFLENLRSIRRNTGPAHSEGTH
- the LOC117739280 gene encoding uncharacterized protein LOC117739280 isoform X2 yields the protein MTSVCGSAAMLNFLHSKELEGSDHLTTMSKLVSTYKQKTMALKNPARATWTIGDLHDTIYSDEDNVVDGWNKFYLPEIVNMQVLGVVKGTSCPCDQLVLMTCEDTMVYGYDGEELHLVASSINQLSDKGLKYPAAESYDKGKPFQKMSNKDWDTVKKGPVGQHLNQKHHKLVIGQKSRFLENLRSIRRNTGPAHSEGTH
- the LOC117739280 gene encoding uncharacterized protein LOC117739280 isoform X1 encodes the protein MAAASVSYQSAAMLNFLHSKELEGSDHLTTMSKLVSTYKQKTMALKNPARATWTIGDLHDTIYSDEDNVVDGWNKFYLPEIVNMQVLGVVKGTSCPCDQLVLMTCEDTMVYGYDGEELHLVASSINQLSDKGLKYPAAESYDKGKPFQKMSNKDWDTVKKGPVGQHLNQKHHKLVIGQKSRFLENLRSIRRNTGPAHSEGTH